DNA sequence from the Streptomyces sp. CA-210063 genome:
ATGCTGCGCAGCAGCTGGCCGCACCGGGCCCCCGCCCTCGCGGCAGCCGTGTGGCACGCCCTGGCAGTGTCGTTCTCGATCGGGGCCGCGCTCGCCGCGTACAACCTGGCCATGCCGGCCGAGCACCTGCACGCGGGCCTCGTGGGTCTGCTGCACTCCTGCGGACTGGGTACGGGCGCGGGTCACCCCGACCCGGACACGGCGGACCGGCTCGCTCTCGGTGTGCCCGCCGTCATCGGAATCGCCCTCCTCGCCAGCTTCTCCTTCCATGTTGTACGAGCCCGGCGGGCCCGGGAGCGGCACCGGGAGGCCGTGGATCTGGTGGGCCGCCATTCGGCGCGGCTGTGCGCCACTGTCATGCCGTACGACGTACCGGCTGTGTACTGTCTGCCCGGCCGCCACCCCCGGATCGTGATCAGTGACGCGGCCGTGGACCACCTGACGCCGGAGCAGCTCGACGCCGTACTGGAGCACGAGCAGGCGCATATCGCGGGGCGCCACCACCTGGTTCTGGCTGCCGTGGAGGCGTTCCACTCGGTGTTCCGGTGGCTGCCGCTGGCCCGGCATGTCCGGGAGCAGACGGCGCTGCTGCTGGAGATGATCGCGGACGATCGCGCTCTGCGTAGCCAGTCCCGCGAGGTGCTGGCCACGGCCATGTACGAGATGGCGGCGGCCCGCACGCCCAGGGGTGCGCTCGCGGCGGGCGGGCACACGGTCGTGATCCGCGTGAAGCGGGTTCTCGGCCCGCGCAAGGCTCCTCATCCCGCTCTCCGGGGCGTTGTCGCCGCTGTGGCCGCGGCCGTACCGCTGCTGCCGCTGCTGGTCGCCTGCCCGCCCGCGCTCGGCTGACCCGATCACTTGTGAGACCGGTGTGACGCGGACTTGCTTGCGATACGAACTACGAAGCTACTAAGTTCTAACGCGTTTGGACCGCTGACACCTGACACGCCGCGGCGTCGGCTCGACGGCCGGAGCCCGTCGCTGGTCCACAGACGCGCAGAGGAGCTACTCCACGATGGGAACGCACCGACGGCCGAAGCCGCCCAGCCGTGCCCGGATAGCCACCCTCGGCATGGCCGCCGGCGCCGTCAGCCTCCTGCCGACGCAGAGCCAGGCCGCTCCCGAGCCCACGGTGGACGAGGTGCGCAAGCAGGTGGAGAAGCTCTACGAGGAGGCCGAGGCTCCCACCGAGGAGTACAACGAAGTCCGCGAGAAGGAGAAGAAGCTCCAGGGCGAGGTGGACAGCGCACAGGACCGGCTGGCCGGCAAGCAGCAGGAGATCAACGAACTGCGCGAGAAGATAGGCCCGTTGGCGGCAGCGCAGTACCGCGACGGCGGCATCGACCCGAGCGTGCAGCTCTTCCTGTCCGGTGACCCGGACGACTACCTCGACAAGGCCGAGATGCTCGGCCGTACGAGCGACCGACAGGCCGACGCCCTGCGGGCGCTGGAGAGCAAGCAGCGCGAGCTCGCTCAGGAGCGTGCGACCGCCACCCAGCGGCTGAAGGCCCTTGAGGAGGCGCGCACCAAGGCCGGTAAGAAGAAGGACGAGGTCCAGGGCAAGCTCACAGAGGCCCGCAAGCTCCTCAACAGCCTCACCGCCGAGCAGCGCGCCAAGATGGAGGCCGACCAGGAGCGCGCGGATACCGCCTCGGGCAGCAGCGACGCGCCGGCCAGCTACAACGGTCCGGCCAGTGGTCGTGCCAGGACCGCCGTCGAGTTCGCGTACGCCCAGCTCGGCAAGCCCTACGAGTGGGGTTCCACCGGCCCCAACTCCTACGACTGCTCAGGGCTGGTGGGCGCGGCCTGGCGCTCGGCGGGCGTCTCTCTCCCCCGCACCGTCAAGCAGATGTACGACGCCGGCCGCCAGGTGGCCAGGTCGGACCTGCAGCCAGGCGACATCATCTACTGGTACAACGACAACCAGCACAACGGCATGTACGTCGGAAACGGCAAGGCCATCCACGCACCCCGCACCGGCAAGAACATCGAGATCGTCCCCCTCGACAGCATGCCGTTCTTCGCCGCGAGCAGGCCCTGAGCGCCAACACCCGTACCACCCGAGGACTTTCCGTGACCGCACGCCCGGCCACCCGCACCCTGTTCGCCGCGACGGGCACCGCGCTCGCTGCCCTCGCCCTCGCCGCCTGCGGAAGCGGGTCCTCCGACACGGGGGCCGCCGCCTCGGAGGAGTCGACGTCGCTGTCCCATGTGCACGGCCTGGGCGTCGACCCGGCCGACGAGCGCGTGTACGTCGCGACCCACAACGGCCTCCACACGGTCGCCAAAGGGCAGAAGCCGAAGCTCGTCGGCGACCGCAAGGACGACTTCATGGGCTTCACCGTGACCGGCGACAGCGCCTTCGTCGCCAGCGGACATGGGGCCCCGGGCAGCGACCGTCCCGGCAACGTCGGCCTCATCGAAACCAAGGACGCGGGCACCACCTGGACATCCCGGTCGCTGTCGGGAGAAGCCGACTTCCATTCCCTGGACTCGGCCAAGGGCGTCGTCTACGGATACGAGGGCGGTCGCATCCGGGTCAGCAGCGACCTCAAGAGCTGGGACGACCGGGCGACGCTGGAAGCTTTCGACCTCGCGGTGAGCCCCAATGGCGACACGCTGCTGGCCACCACCGCGGAGGGCGTCGTCACCAGCACCGACGGCGGGCGCAGCTTCGCCAAGGGCGCCGGGCCGGTGCAGGCGTTTCTGTCCTGGCCCACCGAGAAGTCCCTGTTCGGCATCGGCCCGTCCGGGAAGCTGAGCCGCAGCGAGGACGGCGGAAAAACCTGGAAGCAGCTCACGGCCGTGCCCGGTGGGCAGCCCCAGGCCCTGACCGCCGTCAACGCCGACCACGTCCTCGCCGCGACACAGACGGGTGTGTACGAGTCCCGCGACGGCGGCAAGACCTTCACGGAACTCGCGCCGCTCGCGTCGTGACACCCCTGACGGGCGAGGGATCAACGCATCCTGCCCGAAGGACAGTCGCCGGACAGCCGGACACTCAGCCGAAAACACAGCCCCAGCACCGGCCGGAGCAGTACCCCGCTCACCGGTACCGCTTCCGCAGACCTTCGCACGGCAGGGGACAACTGCCTGTTCAGGCCAGCATGTAGGAATCGAGGAAGGCTCTGAGGGCCGGAGCGAGTGCCAGTCCGAGGCCCTCGGCAGTCTCCACCGTGTCGAACGGGGCCGCGGGCGCGAGTTCGCCGTGGGGCAGGATCTGGACGGCGGCCGCGGCGAGTTCGCCGGGATGTCGCGCGTCGGCGCCCGGCACGACCAAGGTCGGGACGGTGATGGCCCTCAGGTCGTCGACACTGCGGAACGCGCGGTCACGGCCGATGGCGCAGGCGGCCACGATGCTCGCGGGATCGGCGCGGGGAATGGCCTCGCGTACGAGGTTCCCGATGCCGGGGGCCAGGGACGGCAGTAGATCACTCCACGCGGCGCTGAGCCCACTGGACCGCACACGGGCGGCGAACCGCTCCAGCATCTCGGCCTCGGCCTGCTTGGCCTCGTCGTCCTCGATGTCCTCCAGGCTGATCACCAGTGCCGCCCGTATCCGCTCGGGGTGGGCCGCGGCGGCGCGCAATGCGATGGTGCCGCCCAGACCCGTACCGCCGACCGCGGCCCGTTGCAGTCCGAGATGGTCCATCAGCGCAAGGACGTCGTCGGCGTATCGGGACCACGTGTGGAGGGCCGGATCAGCACAGACCGACCGGCCATACCCGCGCACGTCCGGCAGTACGACCCGGTAGCGTTCGGCCAGAAGACTCGCCAGCTCGGGGGTGTGGCGGTGGCGGTCAGGCACACGCGCGAGGGCGGGTGGAAGCGCCGCCGTCACTGGGTCCACCTCATCGTCGGCAGCGCGGGCATGGTGATCATGACGCTCGCCATGACGAGCACGTCATCCGGACCGGTCCTCGCGCTGGGCGGCGGGCATTCCATGGCGCACATGCCGGGCATGGAGAACACGGCGAGCACGGCGGACACGCACCACACCGGCGGCATGGACATGCACGGGACGGGTGCCCTGCACGGGATGGACATGCAGGGCGTGACGCATACCGCGGCCGGCACCGCTTCCTCTGCCGGGTCCGGCGCTGTGTGGCGGTTCGTGATCGCGGCGCTCGCCGTCTACTTCCTGCTGTCCATCGGGGCGTCCGTGTGGGCGAGGGCACGGGGTACCGGCAGGGGCGGCCGCAGCGCCGGCTCCGGGTTCAGCCTGGGGCGCTGGCTGCTGGCCATGCCGGACACCGTGTTCGTCTTCCTGGCGTCTTTGACGGTCTCGGTGTGGGACAGGACCAGGACGTCGGAGCGGCGCGGCCACGGCCGACGCCGCAAGCTGGGGGCGGCACCGGACGCGGCGCTCGCGGCGCACATCGGCATGGGCGGGACCATGTCCGCGATGCTGCTGATGATGGCCGCGTGACCGCCGGGCCCGGCTGAACAGCACGGCGGCTGCCGAGCACACCCGGCGGGGCGCAGTTACTTCGCGTTCGGCGTCCGAAACGGAGACAATGGGCGCGCCGGTAAGCCCTGCCGGACCCCTACTTCCGCTGACGGCATCCTTCTGCGGCGCGGGTACCCGGACGCATGGAATGCCAGTGACGTCATTTCTCCCTCTCCGGCGTTTCCCGCCGGACGCCTCCCGAACGGCGAGGCCTTACTCGTGCGTCCCGGCTGCGGAAAGCCTGTCCGAGCGCAACTACCAAGACCGGCTCCTGGGTTACCTCCAGTCAGCGTGCACGGGATGCGCGCGTGCGGGAGCGGTTGGCCTTACGGATCGCGTCGAGCAGTTCGGACTTCGACATCCGTGATCGTCCGCCGATGTCCATGCGCCGCGCGAGATCGTAGAGATGCTCCTTCGTGGCGTGCTCGTCGACGCCCTCGCCGCTGCGCCCTCCTTGCTGCCGGGGCCTGGCCGACCGCGGGTCGGACGGGCCCTTACGCCCGCCTTCCTTGCGCTCCCAGTGGTCGCCGACCTTCTCGTGCGTGTGCTTGAGCGCGCCGAAGGCGACTCGGTGTGCCCGCTCGCCCTCGCCGTACTGTTCGACGGCGGAGTCGTGCGCCTTGATCCACGTACGCTGGGCCTCCTCGGAGGACCGTTCGAGAGTCGACGGGAGTTCCTGTCGTCCGGGCATGTGACTCACCTCTTCGGTGTAACTGCCCCGGGGAGCGAGTTCCCGTCGCACGGCCGTGGTAACGGCGACGCCTGGACCCGTCAACAGCGGGCGGACATGGCCCGCGGTCGGCGTTGCACAGTGCACCGGAAAGCCGTAGCCGGCGGGTCATAGCTGGACGTAGCTGTACGGCTCAGGCGACGCTGCGGTCAAGCAGGTCCCTGACCTGCTGAGCCGTCAGTGCCAGTTCCTCCGGTGTGCCGGCGTCCATGACCGGTGCCGCTACGTCGGACGGCCAGCCATGGGCCGAGCGTACCGAGTGGCATCCTCTGATGCTCTGTGCTCTGTGCTCTGTGCTCTGCGGGAACGCCTGCCGCATGCGCGCGTGCGAGGTGAACACCGGCGCCAGTTCGGTGCCGTCCCGCTGCTCGTAGACTTGGAGTTGTACGGTCTGGCTGGCGGTGTCACCGCCCCGTCGGCGGTGTTGTGAAAGCTGGTCATAGGGAGCCACCGAGGGCAGCGGCCGGGTGTCGGGCGGCAGATGGGACATCCGCCAGTCAGCCAGGAAAGTGACCGTCGCCCGCCGTCCAAGCGGCTCGGACAAAGGAACGCGGGCGGGAACGTGGGCCAACGGCTCGTCGCGCACCCGCGTTAGGCGGCGTCCGCGTCGCAGAAGGACGCGACGTGCAAGGGCAACGCGAGCCGCATCCGCCAGACTTGCGAGAGGCCCTCGCCTGAAGGCGGGGGCGCTCGCGATTTCACTTCATTTCGTTGTGCACTCGGCCACGTCGGCCACTCGGGCTCGGGCCGGTTATGCGTGGACGTGCCCCCGTCGGTGTCCGCGCCCGTGTCCGCGGCTGGTGAACAGCCGGTACAGCGCGAGGAGGATGACGGACCCGACGATGGCAGCGATCCAGGTGGACAGATCGAAGAAACCGTCGATCGATTCCACTCCGAAGATCACCTTACCGAGGAAGCCTCCGAGCAGACCTCCGGCGATACCGATGAGCATGGTGACAATGATTCCGCCCGGGTCCTTGCCCGGCATGAGCGCCTTGGCAATAGCCCCCGCGAGCAGACCGATGACTATCCACGCGATGATGCCCATAGCAGAGTTTCTCCTTGTCTCCGATCGCCTAGCGGGTTTCCCATGAACTCGTCACCAAACAGCAGTTGGCCCGAAGCCCTTGGACGCACGGCCTGACATGGGGCCGCCAGAGCGTGCACTGTGACGGTAGAGAGATGAAGACCCCCCAGCGGTCGATGCGGATTCGCTGACGGGCCGTTGCACGTCGTCGATGTCCGCCCACTCGACGGTCTCGTGGCACTCAGGGTCTCCGGCGCAGAGCACCCTGCGCGTCCAGCGCGGCACCGGCCGCGCGACAGTCGGTGAAGGCCGCAGGGGCCAAATGCACCGTCGGCGGCGGCTCGGTGACGGGCTACGTCCCGGTCGAGGCGCTGGCAAGGAGCATCCAGCCCTTCGAGGTGAACCTGGCGGGTCCCCCCGCGCCCGCGTCAGCTCGGGCGCGGGGAGCTACGCCTCTAACTGCTCATCAGGCTCAGGCGGCTGGTCGTAGGCGCTCAGGAGCCTTCGATGCGCTGGTTGTTGATGGACTGCCGGTCGTACAGGCACTTCGCGTACCGCG
Encoded proteins:
- a CDS encoding F510_1955 family glycosylhydrolase; protein product: MTARPATRTLFAATGTALAALALAACGSGSSDTGAAASEESTSLSHVHGLGVDPADERVYVATHNGLHTVAKGQKPKLVGDRKDDFMGFTVTGDSAFVASGHGAPGSDRPGNVGLIETKDAGTTWTSRSLSGEADFHSLDSAKGVVYGYEGGRIRVSSDLKSWDDRATLEAFDLAVSPNGDTLLATTAEGVVTSTDGGRSFAKGAGPVQAFLSWPTEKSLFGIGPSGKLSRSEDGGKTWKQLTAVPGGQPQALTAVNADHVLAATQTGVYESRDGGKTFTELAPLAS
- a CDS encoding C40 family peptidase, with protein sequence MGTHRRPKPPSRARIATLGMAAGAVSLLPTQSQAAPEPTVDEVRKQVEKLYEEAEAPTEEYNEVREKEKKLQGEVDSAQDRLAGKQQEINELREKIGPLAAAQYRDGGIDPSVQLFLSGDPDDYLDKAEMLGRTSDRQADALRALESKQRELAQERATATQRLKALEEARTKAGKKKDEVQGKLTEARKLLNSLTAEQRAKMEADQERADTASGSSDAPASYNGPASGRARTAVEFAYAQLGKPYEWGSTGPNSYDCSGLVGAAWRSAGVSLPRTVKQMYDAGRQVARSDLQPGDIIYWYNDNQHNGMYVGNGKAIHAPRTGKNIEIVPLDSMPFFAASRP
- a CDS encoding DUF5134 domain-containing protein encodes the protein MAVRHTREGGWKRRRHWVHLIVGSAGMVIMTLAMTSTSSGPVLALGGGHSMAHMPGMENTASTADTHHTGGMDMHGTGALHGMDMQGVTHTAAGTASSAGSGAVWRFVIAALAVYFLLSIGASVWARARGTGRGGRSAGSGFSLGRWLLAMPDTVFVFLASLTVSVWDRTRTSERRGHGRRRKLGAAPDAALAAHIGMGGTMSAMLLMMAA
- a CDS encoding GlsB/YeaQ/YmgE family stress response membrane protein, giving the protein MGIIAWIVIGLLAGAIAKALMPGKDPGGIIVTMLIGIAGGLLGGFLGKVIFGVESIDGFFDLSTWIAAIVGSVILLALYRLFTSRGHGRGHRRGHVHA
- a CDS encoding SseB family protein — protein: MRDEPLAHVPARVPLSEPLGRRATVTFLADWRMSHLPPDTRPLPSVAPYDQLSQHRRRGGDTASQTVQLQVYEQRDGTELAPVFTSHARMRQAFPQSTEHRAQSIRGCHSVRSAHGWPSDVAAPVMDAGTPEELALTAQQVRDLLDRSVA
- a CDS encoding M56 family metallopeptidase translates to MNAAPVLIGYTAAVGFVAPQVMLRSSWPHRAPALAAAVWHALAVSFSIGAALAAYNLAMPAEHLHAGLVGLLHSCGLGTGAGHPDPDTADRLALGVPAVIGIALLASFSFHVVRARRARERHREAVDLVGRHSARLCATVMPYDVPAVYCLPGRHPRIVISDAAVDHLTPEQLDAVLEHEQAHIAGRHHLVLAAVEAFHSVFRWLPLARHVREQTALLLEMIADDRALRSQSREVLATAMYEMAAARTPRGALAAGGHTVVIRVKRVLGPRKAPHPALRGVVAAVAAAVPLLPLLVACPPALG
- a CDS encoding alpha/beta fold hydrolase, encoding MPDRHRHTPELASLLAERYRVVLPDVRGYGRSVCADPALHTWSRYADDVLALMDHLGLQRAAVGGTGLGGTIALRAAAAHPERIRAALVISLEDIEDDEAKQAEAEMLERFAARVRSSGLSAAWSDLLPSLAPGIGNLVREAIPRADPASIVAACAIGRDRAFRSVDDLRAITVPTLVVPGADARHPGELAAAAVQILPHGELAPAAPFDTVETAEGLGLALAPALRAFLDSYMLA
- a CDS encoding ChaB family protein — protein: MPGRQELPSTLERSSEEAQRTWIKAHDSAVEQYGEGERAHRVAFGALKHTHEKVGDHWERKEGGRKGPSDPRSARPRQQGGRSGEGVDEHATKEHLYDLARRMDIGGRSRMSKSELLDAIRKANRSRTRASRAR